One Thermicanus aegyptius DSM 12793 DNA segment encodes these proteins:
- a CDS encoding HI0074 family nucleotidyltransferase substrate-binding subunit — MVDVRERIKFAKQALNAFAEVLALKDHTGIERDAAIQRFEFSFEAVWKAAKHFLYEYEGIDLASPKGVIRSSREIGLLTDEETVLALTMADDRNLTVHAYTEKLVLQISESLPSYYQILTEWIKEMEARSNAIDSVMKRENADRE; from the coding sequence ATGGTTGACGTTAGAGAAAGAATCAAGTTTGCGAAACAAGCCTTAAACGCCTTTGCGGAAGTGCTCGCATTAAAGGATCATACCGGTATTGAGAGAGATGCGGCGATCCAACGCTTTGAGTTTAGCTTTGAGGCAGTATGGAAAGCGGCTAAACACTTTCTTTATGAATATGAGGGGATTGATCTTGCCTCGCCGAAGGGAGTAATCCGCTCATCGAGGGAGATAGGACTTTTAACCGATGAAGAAACGGTACTCGCATTAACGATGGCGGATGACCGGAATCTTACCGTTCACGCCTATACTGAGAAACTGGTTTTGCAAATCTCCGAATCTCTGCCGTCCTACTATCAGATTCTAACCGAATGGATTAAAGAAATGGAAGCAAGGTCAAATGCGATCGATTCAGTTATGAAAAGAGAGAATGCCGATAGAGAGTAA
- a CDS encoding nucleotidyltransferase family protein: protein MNRQTDAREEILNNLREIVRKAIGDFPADVYLFGSWAHREEKRSSDIDVGILPRGEIPRGVWAMLRERIEESPIPYRVDLVDLSKAEDSFREKVMKEGISWLTLEKESSLRNKP from the coding sequence ATGAATCGTCAAACTGATGCAAGAGAGGAGATTTTAAATAACCTTAGGGAGATCGTCCGTAAAGCAATTGGAGATTTTCCGGCAGATGTATATCTCTTTGGTTCCTGGGCCCATAGGGAAGAAAAAAGGAGCTCCGATATCGACGTAGGGATCTTACCGAGAGGGGAAATTCCCAGGGGAGTATGGGCAATGCTTCGCGAACGAATTGAGGAGTCCCCCATTCCGTATCGCGTTGATCTTGTCGATTTATCGAAAGCGGAGGATTCGTTCCGGGAGAAGGTGATGAAGGAGGGAATTTCATGGTTGACGTTAGAGAAAGAATCAAGTTTGCGAAACAAGCCTTAA
- a CDS encoding tetratricopeptide repeat protein translates to MAWKLYQNLKQTKGIVVDSALLITYTLFEVRYFLMNKELKQAMKGLTALKKEENLFSPLQSSYYYQFLGLYHLLMEEYDLSLKAYATAEQYAKEARIEDPELYYQLANLRSRLYHISYALFYAATALEKYTDESNLFRVIDTLILMGINQQRLNMFDESYQSFARALKIADQISEEQKKATIYHNMGYLYFKQSRFEEAIEMYRQSLQLGEEREKEKKANTYYYLAMVYHALGDKENAESANQAGMELIREEPSAQTTFYHLTLQSLRFKTEIHTQDLELVEKTILPYFQKKGIWITVAECAEFLAGKYRELKRTGKVIRYQQVEIEALRRMRDI, encoded by the coding sequence TTGGCGTGGAAGCTATATCAAAATTTAAAACAAACCAAAGGAATAGTCGTTGACTCTGCTCTCCTCATCACCTATACATTATTTGAAGTGCGTTATTTCCTCATGAATAAAGAGCTGAAGCAGGCGATGAAGGGTTTAACCGCATTAAAAAAGGAAGAGAATCTTTTCTCCCCGCTTCAGTCCTCCTACTATTATCAATTTCTCGGTCTCTATCATCTCCTGATGGAAGAATACGATCTATCACTTAAAGCCTACGCCACAGCGGAACAATATGCCAAAGAAGCTCGGATCGAGGACCCTGAACTTTACTACCAACTGGCGAATCTCCGCAGTCGTCTCTATCATATTTCGTATGCTTTATTTTACGCCGCCACAGCATTAGAAAAGTATACGGATGAGAGTAATCTTTTTCGTGTGATTGATACATTAATCCTCATGGGAATTAATCAGCAACGGTTGAACATGTTCGACGAATCCTATCAGTCCTTTGCTCGGGCATTAAAGATCGCCGATCAAATCTCTGAGGAACAGAAGAAAGCAACGATCTATCACAATATGGGATATCTTTACTTCAAACAATCGCGGTTTGAAGAAGCGATTGAGATGTACCGTCAGAGCCTCCAGTTAGGAGAAGAAAGAGAAAAAGAGAAAAAAGCAAACACGTATTACTATCTAGCTATGGTCTATCATGCGCTGGGGGATAAAGAGAATGCCGAATCGGCCAATCAAGCCGGAATGGAATTGATTCGCGAAGAACCATCTGCGCAGACGACGTTCTATCATCTGACTTTGCAATCCTTACGCTTTAAGACCGAAATACATACTCAAGACCTTGAGCTCGTTGAAAAAACGATTTTGCCCTATTTTCAGAAAAAAGGGATCTGGATCACAGTCGCGGAATGCGCAGAATTTCTCGCAGGGAAATATCGTGAATTGAAACGAACCGGCAAGGTGATTCGATACCAACAGGTAGAGATTGAAGCGCTTCGCCGCATGAGAGACATATAA